Proteins from a genomic interval of Lacticaseibacillus pabuli:
- the pstA gene encoding phosphate ABC transporter permease PstA → MSTKTADHIATGVLRVMAGIIVIILLGLLGYILVQGVPQISWHFLTSPSKAFTAGGGIGIQLFNSFYLLILALIISIPISLGAGIFLSEYAKPSRTTDFFRTSIEILSSLPSVVVGLFGFLVFVLQFKMGFSILSGALALTVFNLPLLTRNIEDAFHQVSFAQREGGLALGLSRWETVIHVVVPEALPGIISGVVLSAGRVFGEAAALIYTAGQSAPALDFTNWNPANISSPLSPFRPAETLAVHIWKINSEGIQPDAAAISAGASAVLILAVLLFNFGARFIGNKLHKKITAA, encoded by the coding sequence ATGAGTACGAAGACTGCAGATCACATTGCCACCGGCGTCCTGCGCGTTATGGCTGGCATCATCGTTATCATTTTATTGGGTCTACTTGGCTACATCCTGGTCCAAGGTGTACCCCAAATCAGTTGGCATTTCTTGACTAGCCCGTCCAAGGCCTTTACTGCTGGTGGTGGGATTGGGATTCAGCTGTTCAACTCGTTTTACCTGCTGATCCTAGCACTGATTATCTCCATTCCCATTTCACTTGGCGCGGGGATTTTCCTCTCCGAGTACGCAAAGCCATCACGTACCACAGATTTCTTCCGGACTTCAATTGAAATTCTGAGCAGTTTGCCCTCCGTTGTTGTCGGCCTGTTCGGGTTCCTGGTCTTCGTCCTTCAGTTCAAAATGGGCTTTTCAATCCTGAGTGGGGCGCTGGCGCTGACGGTGTTCAACCTACCGTTGCTGACGCGGAACATTGAAGACGCCTTTCACCAAGTGAGCTTTGCCCAACGTGAAGGCGGTTTGGCGCTGGGCTTGTCGCGCTGGGAAACCGTGATTCACGTGGTTGTCCCTGAGGCCCTTCCCGGAATCATTTCCGGGGTCGTCCTCAGTGCCGGCCGTGTCTTCGGCGAAGCTGCCGCATTGATTTACACCGCGGGGCAGAGTGCGCCAGCACTTGATTTCACCAACTGGAACCCTGCCAACATTTCCAGCCCGCTGAGTCCATTCCGGCCGGCTGAAACGCTTGCGGTGCACATTTGGAAAATCAATTCTGAAGGGATTCAGCCTGACGCCGCCGCCATTTCGGCAGGGGCGAGTGCTGTCCTCATTCTGGCAGTGCTCCTGTTCAACTTTGGGGCGCGCTTTATCGGCAACAAGCTGCACAAAAAGATTACGGCAGCATAG
- a CDS encoding phosphate ABC transporter substrate-binding protein PstS family protein, producing the protein MKKSILFSILAVSALTLTLAGCGSSKSSKAATGSSSNQAVSGKIVAVGSTALQPLVEQAGAHFEAAHPQVKVTIQGGGSGTGLSQVVQGAVTIGNSDIFAEQGKGVDAAKLTDHQVAVVGMTPVVNPDVGIKNVKMGQLRDIFTGKLTNWKQLGGKDEKITVVNRVAGSGTRATFEAAVMDGAKAKPTQEQDSNGTVQKIVQTTPGAISYLALSYVKSGLQALSIDGVKPTAANVANNHWQIWSYEHMYTKGKLSAATAAFLKYMNSQKVQSGLVKKLGYISISQMHVKKDADGKVSTIH; encoded by the coding sequence ATGAAAAAATCGATCCTTTTCAGCATTTTGGCTGTCAGCGCGTTGACACTCACACTCGCGGGCTGTGGCAGTTCAAAATCAAGCAAGGCAGCAACAGGTAGCAGTTCCAATCAAGCGGTTAGTGGCAAGATTGTGGCAGTTGGGTCTACGGCGCTACAACCACTTGTCGAACAGGCGGGCGCGCACTTTGAAGCAGCGCATCCGCAGGTCAAGGTGACCATTCAAGGTGGCGGCTCCGGTACGGGTCTCTCCCAGGTGGTCCAGGGTGCAGTGACAATTGGCAACTCGGACATTTTTGCAGAACAAGGAAAGGGCGTTGACGCCGCTAAGCTGACCGATCATCAGGTCGCCGTGGTGGGGATGACGCCCGTTGTTAACCCGGACGTTGGCATTAAGAACGTCAAAATGGGTCAGTTACGTGATATTTTTACTGGCAAGCTGACAAACTGGAAACAGCTGGGCGGTAAGGATGAAAAGATTACGGTGGTGAACCGTGTTGCCGGGTCGGGTACCCGCGCGACTTTTGAAGCGGCGGTTATGGATGGCGCCAAGGCTAAGCCGACGCAGGAACAGGATTCAAACGGGACGGTTCAGAAGATCGTGCAGACGACACCAGGGGCAATTAGTTACCTCGCCCTTTCCTATGTGAAGTCCGGGTTGCAGGCATTGTCAATCGATGGGGTCAAACCAACGGCAGCTAACGTGGCGAACAACCATTGGCAGATTTGGTCATATGAGCACATGTACACCAAGGGAAAACTGAGTGCGGCAACCGCAGCGTTCCTGAAGTACATGAATAGTCAAAAGGTTCAGTCTGGCTTGGTGAAGAAACTCGGATACATTAGCATTAGCCAGATGCACGTGAAGAAGGACGCCGATGGGAAAGTGAGCACGATTCATTAG
- the pstB gene encoding phosphate ABC transporter ATP-binding protein PstB, whose amino-acid sequence MSTKDLRVFYGDHEAVHGVSLPFERFKITALIGPSGSGKSTFLRSLNRMNDTIPSSKVTGEINYRGLDINTSDIDVFEVRRRIGMVFQRPNPFAKSIYDNITFAPRRFGVSGKETFDELVETSLRGAALWDEVKDKLHKSALALSGGQQQRLCIARAIAMKPDILLMDEPASALDPISTAAVEDTMLKLKEQYTIIIVTHNMQQAARISDYTGFFYNGKCLEFDETRKIFTRPKIQATNDYVGGHFG is encoded by the coding sequence ATGTCGACCAAGGATTTACGCGTTTTCTACGGCGACCACGAAGCCGTCCACGGGGTCAGCCTTCCGTTCGAACGCTTCAAAATCACCGCGCTAATTGGCCCATCTGGTTCCGGTAAATCGACCTTCCTGCGCAGCCTTAACCGGATGAACGACACGATCCCTAGCAGTAAGGTCACGGGCGAAATTAACTACCGTGGGCTGGACATTAACACGTCCGACATCGACGTGTTTGAAGTCCGCCGTCGGATCGGGATGGTGTTCCAGCGGCCGAACCCATTTGCCAAGTCCATTTACGACAACATCACCTTCGCGCCGCGGCGCTTTGGGGTCAGTGGTAAAGAAACCTTCGACGAACTGGTTGAAACCAGCCTGCGGGGTGCCGCGTTGTGGGATGAGGTAAAGGATAAGCTGCATAAAAGTGCCCTGGCGCTTTCCGGTGGTCAGCAGCAGCGGCTTTGTATCGCCCGTGCCATTGCAATGAAGCCCGATATTCTGCTGATGGACGAGCCAGCCAGCGCGCTGGATCCCATTTCCACGGCTGCGGTCGAGGACACCATGCTCAAACTCAAGGAGCAGTACACCATCATCATCGTGACGCACAACATGCAACAGGCGGCGCGAATCAGCGATTACACCGGCTTCTTCTACAACGGGAAGTGTCTGGAATTCGACGAAACCCGCAAGATCTTCACGCGGCCTAAGATTCAGGCGACAAACGACTACGTGGGTGGCCACTTTGGCTAA
- the hprK gene encoding HPr(Ser) kinase/phosphatase — protein MADYVSVAKLVEATNLTVLSGEEYLKDRKIVVSDISRPGLELTGYFNYYPHERIQLFGRTETSFAHNMTPEDRNKVLKRMSARDTPAFVVSRGLEPPEGMIAAATAAHIPVLSSHLSTTRLSSLITDYLDGELAERQSIHGVLVEIYGLGVLITGDSGIGKSETALELIQRGHRLIADDRVDVYQQDESTIIGTAPTILTHMLEVRGIGIIDVMDLFGAGAVRANSSISLIVHLANWTSDKDFDRLGSGIATQTIFDVPVPKITVPVKVGRNIAILIEIAAMNYRAKTMGYDATKKFEANLNKLIAQNSKED, from the coding sequence TTGGCTGATTACGTATCTGTCGCCAAACTGGTGGAAGCAACGAACCTGACCGTGCTTAGTGGTGAGGAATACCTCAAGGACCGCAAGATTGTCGTGAGTGACATTTCGCGTCCGGGATTGGAACTCACCGGATACTTCAATTATTACCCGCACGAACGAATTCAATTATTCGGCCGGACGGAGACGTCGTTTGCGCACAACATGACACCTGAGGACCGCAACAAGGTGCTCAAGCGGATGAGTGCGCGCGATACGCCGGCATTTGTTGTGTCGCGCGGATTGGAACCACCTGAGGGTATGATTGCGGCTGCGACTGCCGCCCATATCCCCGTGCTAAGTTCCCATCTGTCGACAACACGTTTGTCCTCATTGATCACGGACTATCTCGATGGTGAGCTGGCTGAACGTCAGAGTATTCATGGCGTGTTGGTTGAAATTTACGGCCTAGGGGTTCTGATTACGGGTGATTCTGGGATTGGTAAATCCGAAACCGCCTTGGAACTCATTCAACGTGGGCACCGTCTGATTGCTGACGACCGTGTTGATGTGTACCAGCAGGATGAATCCACGATTATCGGGACCGCACCAACCATCTTGACGCACATGCTTGAAGTCCGTGGCATTGGGATCATCGACGTCATGGACCTGTTCGGTGCCGGCGCTGTCCGTGCCAATTCGTCCATCAGCTTGATTGTGCACCTTGCCAACTGGACATCTGACAAGGACTTCGATCGCCTTGGCAGTGGTATTGCGACGCAGACCATTTTTGATGTGCCCGTTCCAAAGATCACCGTACCCGTTAAGGTTGGTCGTAACATCGCCATCCTGATTGAGATTGCCGCGATGAACTACCGCGCCAAGACCATGGGCTACGATGCCACCAAGAAGTTCGAGGCCAATCTGAACAAGCTGATTGCCCAGAACTCAAAGGAAGATTAG
- the liaX gene encoding daptomycin-sensing surface protein LiaX: MNERERILDLVKKGILSSEEGLVLLENLSAQNKQPELTPEDDKHEDEDQSADDQQADTEASNPEIDALSAKRDEVRAALDKVTEQIADQRKELAANDEQIIVYDTMDDLDTLTPEKAEARLNLKAKNKALTQDISTLEEKRADLKQQLSDAERDLRKAQMRGGFDKVFTDEWQNNVKSATADLGKAVTDAGSQIGSIVRKTARTVMDNVDWKDVTISVPGIATQKFAHTFTFPECKASIIDVTVANGTVKFRPWDSEDIEVAANIRFFGKVTGDLLDAFTQRSQIEADDEHFIFQVPNKRIAADLVISLPKREYDHIAVRNLNGDTHFDDISGKDVYAKTTNGDLIFDQLKAVMLEAENVNGDVKVLKSDVNTAGLSTVNGDSRFVGTGRNLKLSTVNGDVKMTLKNAPKNVTGTSVNGDVKVAVPATAGVSGQAKTRFGRLRSRMTGIETPNKNRSHVLDLDRAGDELTVLTLSTAAGDVLLKDTDMEK, from the coding sequence ATGAATGAACGTGAACGCATTTTAGACCTAGTAAAAAAAGGTATCCTCTCAAGCGAGGAAGGCTTGGTCCTGCTGGAGAACCTCTCCGCACAGAACAAGCAGCCTGAATTAACCCCTGAAGACGATAAGCATGAAGATGAAGACCAATCCGCTGATGACCAGCAGGCTGACACAGAGGCCAGCAATCCTGAAATTGACGCCTTGAGCGCTAAACGCGATGAAGTTCGCGCCGCCCTCGATAAGGTGACCGAACAGATTGCCGACCAGCGTAAGGAACTTGCCGCGAATGATGAACAAATCATCGTTTACGACACGATGGACGACCTGGACACCTTGACCCCTGAAAAGGCCGAGGCACGCTTGAACCTGAAGGCCAAGAACAAAGCCTTGACCCAGGACATCAGCACACTCGAAGAAAAGCGTGCGGATCTCAAGCAGCAGCTGAGTGACGCGGAGCGCGACTTGCGCAAGGCACAAATGCGCGGCGGCTTTGACAAGGTCTTCACCGACGAATGGCAGAACAACGTCAAGTCTGCGACTGCAGACCTGGGCAAGGCCGTGACTGATGCTGGCAGTCAGATTGGCAGCATTGTACGCAAGACCGCACGCACCGTGATGGACAATGTTGACTGGAAGGACGTTACCATCTCCGTTCCTGGTATCGCCACCCAGAAGTTTGCCCACACCTTCACCTTCCCAGAATGCAAGGCCAGCATCATTGATGTAACCGTCGCAAATGGGACCGTTAAGTTCCGCCCATGGGACAGTGAGGATATCGAAGTGGCCGCTAACATCCGCTTCTTCGGTAAGGTGACGGGCGACCTGCTCGACGCCTTTACCCAGCGTAGCCAGATTGAAGCGGACGATGAACACTTTATCTTCCAGGTGCCAAACAAGCGCATTGCGGCTGACCTTGTGATTAGCTTGCCAAAACGTGAGTATGACCACATTGCGGTGCGCAACCTCAATGGGGACACGCACTTTGATGACATCAGCGGTAAGGATGTTTACGCTAAGACGACGAATGGCGACCTGATTTTTGATCAGCTCAAGGCAGTGATGCTGGAAGCTGAAAACGTCAATGGTGACGTCAAAGTTTTGAAGAGTGACGTGAACACCGCGGGCCTCAGTACCGTCAATGGTGACAGCCGCTTCGTTGGTACGGGCCGCAACCTCAAGTTATCAACCGTTAATGGTGATGTGAAGATGACCTTGAAGAATGCGCCTAAGAACGTGACGGGAACCAGTGTGAACGGCGACGTGAAGGTAGCCGTCCCCGCAACCGCAGGCGTTAGCGGCCAGGCCAAGACACGCTTTGGTCGGCTTCGTTCCCGGATGACGGGAATCGAGACACCAAATAAGAACCGGAGCCACGTCCTGGACTTGGATCGGGCCGGCGATGAACTGACGGTCTTGACCCTCAGTACCGCTGCCGGGGATGTTTTGTTGAAAGATACAGATATGGAAAAGTAG
- the pstB gene encoding phosphate ABC transporter ATP-binding protein PstB, translated as MSNEIITAENVKLHYGDFEALHGINLNFNRNEITAMIGPSGCGKSTFLRCLNRMNDLIDSARVEGTIKLNGSDIYAAKTDIVELRKEVGMVFQQPIPFPFSIYDNVIYGLRIAGIRDRQVLDEAVETSLRQAALWDEVKDKLHDSALGLSGGQQQRVAIARVLAVKPKVILMDEPTSALDPISATQIENMLLELREQYTIVLVTHSMHQASRISDRTAFFLQGNLIEAAPTKKMFLNPSKKETEDYISGRFG; from the coding sequence ATGAGTAACGAAATTATTACAGCAGAGAACGTCAAGCTCCACTACGGCGATTTTGAGGCCTTACACGGCATTAATTTGAACTTCAATCGCAATGAAATCACGGCCATGATTGGTCCCTCCGGTTGCGGCAAGTCGACATTTCTCCGCTGCCTGAACCGGATGAACGACCTGATTGATTCGGCACGTGTTGAGGGGACGATTAAACTCAACGGCAGTGACATATACGCCGCGAAGACGGACATCGTCGAATTGCGCAAGGAAGTTGGCATGGTCTTCCAGCAGCCGATTCCATTCCCGTTTAGCATTTACGATAACGTCATCTATGGTCTGCGCATCGCGGGCATCCGTGATCGGCAGGTGCTGGATGAGGCGGTTGAAACCAGTCTGCGGCAGGCGGCGTTGTGGGACGAGGTCAAGGATAAGCTCCATGATTCCGCGCTCGGCCTGTCTGGTGGTCAGCAGCAGCGTGTGGCGATTGCCCGGGTGCTGGCGGTGAAGCCCAAAGTGATTCTGATGGACGAACCCACCAGCGCGTTGGACCCCATTTCAGCAACGCAGATTGAGAACATGTTGCTGGAGTTACGCGAGCAATATACCATCGTGCTCGTGACGCACAGTATGCACCAGGCGTCACGCATCTCTGATCGGACCGCATTCTTCCTGCAGGGTAACCTGATTGAGGCGGCCCCGACCAAGAAGATGTTCCTGAACCCATCAAAGAAAGAGACAGAAGACTACATCAGCGGCCGCTTCGGCTAG
- the pstC gene encoding phosphate ABC transporter permease subunit PstC gives MQNDEIKTALQRRSRSARIERRGKIISFTCIALIVAVVFAIFAFVAYHGISTFVGTKVSVWSFLTKTAWAPGTTDASGVPKLGALPMIAGSFGVTLLSAVVATPFAVSAAIYMVEISPRVGTRILQPVIDLLVGIPSVVYGFIGLTVVVPFIRNVFGGSGFGILAGTFVLFVMILPTVTSMTVSALKAVPRRYREASLALGATRWQTIYKVVLRAGMPGILTGIVFGMARAFGEALAVQMVIGNAALMPTSLISPASTLTSVLTAGIGNTVMGSLENNALWSLALILLLMSLAFNLLVRWIGKKGELK, from the coding sequence CTCGGTCAGCCCGGATTGAGCGGCGTGGCAAAATCATTAGTTTTACTTGTATTGCCTTAATTGTTGCCGTCGTCTTTGCTATCTTTGCCTTTGTGGCCTACCACGGGATTTCAACCTTCGTTGGGACCAAAGTGTCGGTTTGGAGCTTCTTAACTAAAACCGCGTGGGCACCTGGGACTACCGATGCATCGGGTGTACCTAAGCTAGGCGCATTGCCAATGATTGCCGGTTCTTTTGGGGTGACACTTCTGTCCGCAGTCGTGGCAACGCCATTTGCCGTATCGGCCGCCATCTACATGGTCGAGATTTCGCCACGTGTAGGGACCCGGATCTTGCAGCCAGTCATTGACTTACTGGTTGGGATTCCCTCCGTCGTTTATGGGTTCATCGGCCTGACCGTCGTTGTGCCATTTATTCGAAACGTTTTTGGGGGTAGCGGCTTTGGTATTCTAGCCGGGACCTTCGTCTTATTCGTCATGATTTTACCAACTGTGACGAGTATGACGGTTTCAGCGTTGAAAGCCGTGCCGCGGCGGTACCGTGAGGCCTCACTGGCGCTGGGTGCGACACGCTGGCAGACCATTTACAAAGTGGTCTTGCGGGCGGGGATGCCTGGTATCCTGACCGGGATTGTCTTCGGGATGGCGCGTGCTTTTGGTGAAGCACTGGCGGTCCAGATGGTTATCGGGAACGCGGCGCTCATGCCAACGAGCCTGATTAGCCCAGCCAGCACGCTGACTTCAGTGCTGACGGCTGGTATCGGGAACACCGTCATGGGTAGTTTGGAAAACAACGCCCTGTGGTCATTAGCCCTGATCCTACTGCTGATGTCCCTCGCATTTAACTTGCTGGTACGCTGGATTGGGAAGAAGGGTGAGCTGAAATGA
- the lgt gene encoding prolipoprotein diacylglyceryl transferase, translating into MLFAALNPIAVQLGGLEIHWYGVIIASGVLLAAYLATQEAKRRNVNEDHILNLILWALPFALIGARLYYVVFEWGFYSQHPDQIIAIWNGGIAIYGALIASAIVFIVYCRVKDLSPWLILDIAAPTVMLAQAIGRWGNFMNQEAFGQITTGAFLHELHLPSWLIQQMFIGGHYRMPTFLFESAWNVAGFIILMSIRHHKGWFKQGEIFLSYVMWYSFGRFFVEGMRTDSLYIAADFRVSQLLSIILFVGAAIIWFYRRRQKDQPWYLEGNLNAAINNQ; encoded by the coding sequence ATGCTTTTTGCAGCACTAAACCCGATTGCCGTGCAACTGGGTGGGCTAGAAATCCACTGGTACGGTGTCATTATCGCGTCGGGGGTGCTTTTGGCCGCCTACCTGGCAACTCAGGAAGCAAAGCGGCGCAACGTCAATGAAGACCACATCTTAAACCTGATTCTGTGGGCGCTGCCGTTCGCCCTCATTGGCGCGCGGCTTTATTACGTGGTGTTTGAATGGGGCTTTTATAGCCAGCATCCCGATCAAATCATTGCGATTTGGAATGGGGGCATAGCCATCTATGGGGCGCTCATTGCCTCGGCGATTGTGTTCATCGTTTACTGTCGCGTGAAGGATTTGTCGCCATGGCTGATCTTGGACATCGCGGCACCAACCGTCATGTTGGCACAAGCAATTGGCCGTTGGGGTAACTTCATGAATCAGGAAGCGTTTGGTCAAATTACAACCGGCGCCTTTCTGCACGAGCTACACTTGCCCAGCTGGTTGATTCAGCAGATGTTCATCGGCGGTCATTACCGGATGCCAACGTTCCTCTTTGAATCCGCGTGGAACGTTGCTGGGTTCATCATCCTGATGTCGATTCGCCATCACAAGGGGTGGTTCAAGCAAGGCGAGATCTTCTTGAGCTATGTCATGTGGTACAGTTTCGGTCGCTTCTTCGTTGAGGGGATGCGCACCGACAGTCTGTACATTGCGGCTGATTTCCGTGTGTCACAGTTATTATCAATTATCCTGTTCGTTGGCGCAGCCATTATCTGGTTCTACCGCCGCCGTCAAAAGGATCAGCCCTGGTACCTTGAGGGCAATTTAAACGCAGCTATTAACAACCAATAA
- the phoU gene encoding phosphate signaling complex protein PhoU: MRQEFSQELDNLHKSFSELGMMVNEAIYKSVKAFVKHDKQIAHEVIDNDYKINDAQVALEKHCFELIALQQPVTSDLRAVVTAMKASSDLERMGDHAVSISKSTIRVKGNERVPEIEDTLAQMADAVKKMSDEALEAYVHSDPASARRISEADHQINDFERKVYRLCIENMQKDPDTVVGAMDYQLVASYLERIGDYVTNICEWVVYLATGKLVELNSSAEEDKF, encoded by the coding sequence ATGCGTCAGGAGTTTAGTCAGGAACTGGATAATTTGCACAAGAGCTTTTCGGAGCTGGGGATGATGGTCAACGAGGCGATTTACAAATCCGTAAAGGCCTTTGTGAAGCATGATAAGCAGATTGCACACGAAGTTATCGATAATGACTACAAGATTAACGATGCGCAGGTGGCACTGGAAAAGCACTGTTTTGAGTTAATTGCGCTGCAACAGCCAGTCACCAGTGATTTGCGCGCGGTCGTGACGGCGATGAAGGCGAGTTCCGACCTCGAACGGATGGGCGACCATGCCGTTTCCATTTCCAAGTCGACAATTCGGGTGAAGGGCAACGAACGCGTGCCTGAAATTGAAGACACCCTGGCTCAAATGGCGGATGCCGTGAAGAAGATGAGCGATGAGGCCCTCGAAGCATACGTCCATTCCGACCCGGCGTCAGCCCGTCGGATTTCAGAAGCCGACCATCAGATTAACGATTTCGAGCGCAAAGTTTACCGTCTGTGCATTGAAAACATGCAAAAGGATCCCGACACGGTTGTGGGTGCCATGGATTATCAACTGGTGGCCTCATACTTGGAACGCATCGGGGATTACGTCACCAACATTTGCGAGTGGGTTGTGTACCTGGCAACCGGCAAGCTCGTTGAACTGAATTCAAGTGCCGAAGAAGACAAATTTTAA